The Paenibacillus guangzhouensis region TCGCTCAATCCACGTTGGTCTGTGCAGCAGATTCTCGATGAACCGCTCGTGACGCATCTGTCCCTTAGTGCGGCGGAACGGAAAATTCGGCTGCAGGAACTAATGGAGAAGGTGGGATTGTCGTCGTATCAAGCAGGCCGTTATCCGCATGAATTTTCAGGCGGACAACGTCAGCGGATCGGGATAGCTCGCGCATTGGCGCTCAATCCGCGGTTTATCGTCTGTGATGAGCCGGTCTCCGCGCTCGACGTCTCCATTCAGGCGCAGGTGCTGAACTTGATGCAAGACTTGCAAGAGCAGATGAAGCTGACGTACATGTTCATTTCGCATGACCTGTCGGTCGTGAAATTCCTCTGCACGCGGGTCGGCGTCATGTACTTGGGACGGATGGTGGAGATGACGACGAAGCAGAAGCTGTTCGACTCGCCGCTGCACCCATACACGCAGGCGCTGATGTCCGCGGTGCCAAGTCCGAATCCGAAGGCAAAGAAGGAACGGATCGTGTTAACCGGTGAAGTGCCGAGCGCGAAAAACCCACCGACAGGCTGCGCTTTCCATTCCCGTTGTCCGCTGGCGACAGATCTGTGCAGACAGACAAGACCGGAATGGCGGGAGGCTGCTCAGCAACACTGGGTAGCTTGCCATTATGTATAAAGGAATTGAAGTTGAACTCTAGAAGAAACAAGAGCGAAGAACCAACGAAGGGGAAGTTTGGAACTGGAAGAGTGAAACGTCCGCCTTTGTTGTCGGATGTCATCCATGATCTAATCATTCAAGAAATCCGAAAACAACAGCGGCTGAAAGTCCAAACTTTTTCGTAGTGAGCGTAAGTAGAGCTCTGATACAGCATTGGATCAACTTACAGAATAGACAACTAGGAGATGAGATAGATGGCCTTATTACAGACATTAAAAATGTATGAAGCGGTCGATAACGCCTACACTTCCGGCGAAGCAGTCGCCGAGCTATTCAAGCCGTATTCGTGGGTTGAAGTT contains the following coding sequences:
- a CDS encoding ABC transporter ATP-binding protein, which gives rise to MNKLLEVRDLKKHYPIRKGWLNKQVGAVKSVDGVTFDIMEGETFGIVGESGCGKSTTGRSVMRLIEPTSGEIKFAGQDLMAMSEKDLRAARTQMSMIFQDPYASLNPRWSVQQILDEPLVTHLSLSAAERKIRLQELMEKVGLSSYQAGRYPHEFSGGQRQRIGIARALALNPRFIVCDEPVSALDVSIQAQVLNLMQDLQEQMKLTYMFISHDLSVVKFLCTRVGVMYLGRMVEMTTKQKLFDSPLHPYTQALMSAVPSPNPKAKKERIVLTGEVPSAKNPPTGCAFHSRCPLATDLCRQTRPEWREAAQQHWVACHYV